Part of the Rothia mucilaginosa genome, GAGGCGCTGCTCGGTACCCGCGTTTACCTGAATATTCATGTGAAGGTTGCGAAGGAATGGCAGTCTGACGCGCGTGCGTTGAACCGCCTGGGATTCTAGTAGCTTTCCTGAGCGCATCGCCCAGAGAATTTGCGCTGAGAGGTCACCCCTGCGAGGTCACCCCGAAAGGTGGCCCTGAGAGGTTGTCTTCGGGGTGGGCGCGCATCCATAGTTTTCACCCGGTGGCTTGCAGAAATATGTGCATGCCTCCGGGTGAAACTTTTCACTCTCATTCGGCGCTCATAGGGAAGAGTGTTACTCTGAGAAAGCACTTGCTCACCGGCAGAAAGAGAAAAGGTATGCCCCAGGCACCTCGTTTACGAAGCACCGGTCGTCATATGCGCACGACGGTGATGACTTCAAACCGCAATAAGTGGATTGCTCTGCTTATTGCTTGCATGCTCGTCATTGTTGTTGGCTTTGGTGGCGTGGTGGCTCTGCGTATGCGCAATAATCTGCATACTCAGGAGCTGAACATCAGCAATTACAAGGACGGCCTGGAGAACGGCGCCTTGGACATTCTCGTGATTGGCTCCGATACCCGTAAGGGTAATAACGGCGCGTACGGTGATGAGGATGACCGCAATTCTGAGGCTCGCGCGGACGTGATGATGCTGCTGCAGATCAGTAAGGACCGTAAGAACGTGAGCGTGCTGTCGTTCCCGCGTGACTTGATGGTTGATGTTCCGCAGTGTACTGATCCTGAGACCGGCACCGTGTACCCGGCTGAGGAGAACGTTCAGATTAACGAGTCTCTGTCTCGCGGTGGTGCCGGTTGTACTGTGGCGACCATTAGCAAGCTGACCGGTGTGAATATTGACCACTTTATGTTGGTGGACTTTAACGCTGTGAAGGAGCTGTCGAAGGTCGTCGGCGGCGTTCAGGTGTGTGTGGACGCTCCGATTGATGACGAGTACAGTGGCCTGAAGCTTCCTGCGGGTACTTCCACTGTTGAGGGTGAGCAGGCTCTTGCATTCTTGCGTAGCCGCCACGGCTTCTCGGATGGTTCCGATATTGGTCGTATTCAGGCTCAGCAGGGCTTCTTGTCTTCGCTGCTGCGTAAGGTGAAGAGCGAGGGTACTCTGTCGAATCCTGGCCGTCTGATTAATATTGCTGAGGCGATTACTCAGAACGTGACGGTGGATAAGAACCTGGGTAATATCAGCACTCTGGCGGGTGTTGGTGCGACTCTTGGTGGCGTGGACCTGTCGAACGTTGTGTTTGCGACCGTGCCGACTGAGCCGTGGAGCCAGGATGAGAACCGTCTGCAGGTTTCTGCGGATGCTGCGAACGTGTTCCAGCGTCTGCGTGATGATAAGTCGCTGAAGGAGGAGAAGGCTCCGGAGGCGCCGGCTACTGCTGCCGCTCCGGTTCAGCTGGATCGTACGGTTCCGGTGAACGTGTACAACGCGACCGGTCTGGATGGCCGCTCGGCTACGATCGCTTCGGTGATTGAGGGCCTGGGCTACACGAATGTTACTCCGGGTACCTCCGCTAGCCCGACGAACTTCACCACGGTGTTCTACTCGACCGGTTACGAGGCGGAAGCGAAGGAAATCGCCGCGAAGCTGAACGTAACCCGCGTGGTGGCTACTGAAGAGGTTCTGGGCGTGTCGGTGACGATTGGTACTGACTTCCCGTCCGGTGAGGCGATGGAGAAGCAGGAGGCTGCGATTGCGGGTAACGCGACCGGTCAGACTGCTGATCAGCACAAGTGCCAGACTGCTTTCGCCTACTAGGTTGTAGCTAGTAGAACATAGCGCAGATACGTGAATATTGAGTGAAGGGGCGTAGCGCCAGAAATGGTGGCTGCGCCCCTTTGTCGTTGATTCTTTCCAGATGATGGACGGCTTCCCGGGTGCCCTGCCACCGCCTCCGACCCCTGTGATAGCGTGGAGGCATGACTATTGACGGTGAGAGCATGCGCGGGGTTACCCGCCAGGCAGTGAACCTGCTGCTTATTCGCCGGAACGGGGCACGCTAGAATCTGCCGCAACCGTTCCGGCTTTTTGACGCGGCATCTCACCTTCGCATCCTTTCTGATGCACCGCCTTGACCACGGCTGCCGGGGACCGATACCCGGCACGGTACGAGCCCCACAAGTGGGGTAGAGCGAGACGGACCAACCAACAGGAATTCATCATGAAAAACCACCAGAAGCCCAGCCCCATGCCGGTACACAAGTACCGCCCTTTCCACGAGCAGATTGTTGTTGACCTGCCGGACCGCACTTGGCCGGATAAGGTCATTGAGAAGGCTCCGCGCTGGTGCGCCGTGGATCTGCGTGACGGCAACCAGGCGCTGATTGACCCCATGGACACCGACCGTAAGCTTGCGATGTTCAAGCTGCTGGTGAAGATGGGTTACAAGGAAATTGAGGTTGGTTTCCCCTCGGCGTCGCAGACTGACTTTGATTTTGTGCGCACCCTCGTTGAGGATGGCCACATTCCTTCGGACGTGACCATTCAGGTTCTGGTGCAGGCGCGTGAGCACCTGATTGCCCGCACTTTTGAGGCGATTGAGGGCGCACCGCAGGCGATTGTGCACTTCTACAACTCGACCTCCGTTCTGCAGCGTCGCGTGGTGTTCAACCAGGATCAGGAGGGCGTGCTGGATATCGCCCTGCAGGGTGCGCGCCTGTGCCGCAAGTACGAAGAGCAGATGATTTCTGATACTAAGGTCATCTACGAGTACTCGCCCGAGTCCTTCACCGGCACCGAGCTTGAGTACGCGGCTCGCGTGGTGAACGCTGTGGCTGAGGAACTGGAGATTGGTCAGAACGGCCGCGAGCTGATTGTGAACCTGCCCGCTACCGTTGAGATGGCTACCCCGAACGTGTACGCCGACTCTGTCGAGTGGATGCACCGCAACCTGAACCACCGCGAGCACATTGTGCTGTCGCTGCACCCGCATAATGACCGCGGTACCGGCGTGGCTGCTGCTGAGCTGGGTTACCTGGCGGGCGCTGACCGTATTGAGGGTTGCCTCTTCGGTAATGGCGAGCGCACCGGTAACGTTGACCTGGTTACTTTGGGTCTGAACATGTACACCCAGGGTATTGATCCGCAGATTGATTTCTCTGATATTGACGGTATCCGTAAGACTGTTGAGTACTGCAACCAGTTGAAGGTGCACGAGCGTTCGCCGTATGGTGGCGACCTGGTGTTCACTGCGTTCTCTGGTTCTCACCAGGACGCTATTAAGAAGGGCTTTGAGGCTCTGGAGCGTACCGCTGCTGAGGCGGGTAAGACCGTGGATGAGGTTTATTGGGAGGTTCCGTACCTGCCGATTGATCCTCGCGACCTGGGTCGTACCTACGAGGCGATTATTCGTGTGAACTCGCAGTCCGGTAAGGGCGGTATGGCGTACCTGTTGAAGCAGGATCACGGCCTGGATCTGCCGCGTCGTGCTCAGGTTGAGTTCTCGAAGATTGTTCAGGCTCGTACTGACGCTGAGGGCGGCGAGATGACCAGCCAGAAGCTGTGGAACATCTTCGCGGATGAGTACCTGCCGGCTCCGGATCCGCAGAACCGTTGGGGTAAGTACCGTATTGAGTCGATTAACATTGATTCGGCTGATACCGGTGCGACCACTCTGCGTGTTGGTCTGAACATTGATGGTCACACTTACACCCGTTCGGCTTCGGGTACCGGTCCGGTGGATGCTCTGCAGAACATCCTGTCGGGCGAGGGCGTGGATATTCGCGTGATGGATTACTCGGAGCACACCATGTCGTCTTCGTCGACTGCTAACGCTGCGTGCTACGTTGAGGCTGCTGTTGGTTCTCGCGTGCTGTGGGGTATCGGTGTGGATAACTCGACGACTCGTGCGGCTTTGAAGGCGATGATTTCAGCTGTGAACCGTGCGCTGCGTGATGAGCGTCAGGCGTAGGCGATAGCCGTACATGCTTTGTGCAAGGTTTTCGGGTGACCGCTGGTGGGTGACCGTTAGCCGTGCATGATGTGGGGGCGGGATGCATACTGGGAGTATGTATCCCGCCCTTACGCGTTAATGTGCGCAGGTGTTGTGTGCATCGGCGTGCTGTGGGGCGAATAATCTGCTGGGAGGAACTCTCATGAAAAGCTACGCGATGGTGTTTAGCCCCGTTGATGCGGCGGGCACCGATTCTTCTGTTCGTGCCTGGAATTATGAGCTGCACGGTGGTGATGATACTGCTCTGCCTGCAGGTTGCCCTGAGGTGTGGGAGGCTGGCTGGGTGGGTTCGACCGGTCCCGGTATTGAGCAGGATCAGTGGCCGCGCAGTACTTTTACTGGTTTGCCGATGCAGCATATTTTTACGGTGAGGTTGCCGGGGGAGTACCTGCCGGATGCGCAGAAGTATCCGGGCGTTGTGGCATTCTCTTTCTTTGCCGGTGATGGCCAGTTCGCTGAGGATGAGGCGACTGAGGGTGTTGCTAATGCTGCTAGTGATGACCCGTTTGAGGTGCAGTATGCGCAGGCGCGGGTGCATCCGTATCAGTTGTTGTTGCGCGATATTTTGGATGCCGAGTTTGCGGTGCTGTACCTGAGTGAGGAGGAGTTCTCGTCCCGCACGCCGCCGCCGCAGGATGTGCGCCGGCCCGGTGAGCATCGTGGTGAGGAGGAGAGCTTCAGCGCCTGGGCTTTGGCGGATCAGCAGCAGCCGCTGGCTCGTAAGCCTGCTCTGGTGGGGTGGGTTCCGACGGATGACCCGAATGCAGGTAAGGTCCCCAGTGATGTGTTTGAGAATGTGGACTCGCAGACTGGTTATTTGAGTCCTTTCGATTGGGATGCTGAGGATTCGGCGTGGTTTGAGTGGGCGAAGCCGCTAATTGCGGTGGGTACTCACCTGGGTGGCACTCATTTTTATGCGCAGGCTCTGCCGGAGGGTCTGACGGCTCGTTATATTGAGTTCGATGAGTTTGATGTGCTGAATTTTGGGTGCGGTAGCGCTGTTTTTGATTTTGAGACGGGTGTTTTCGACTGGTCGTGCGGCTAGTATGCTTGCACCGGTGACGCACCTTTGATGCGCCGGAGAGCGCGCATTTGAGGTGTTTGCGCGGCCTCCTTGAGCCATGGGTGAACCGTGGATGAGCTATGGATAAGCCCCGGTTGCACCGCGGTGTACCTCCTGAAACGGCACCCTGAGCGTTTCAGAGTGTGGACGGGGCGGTTTGCGGAAGTTTCACATCACCTTCGGCGAACCACCCCGGGCGGGTGCGCCTCCTGTATCCTTGAATGCGTGGAATGGATTCAAGCAATTATTTTGGGCTTTGTTCAGGGCCTGACCGAATTTCTGCCGATTTCGTCATCGGCGCATCTGAACATTGTTGGCCAGATCCTGCCGGAGAAGGCTGACCCGGGCGCCGCGTTTACCGCAATCACCCAGCTGGGTACTGAGACCGCGGTCTTGATTTTTTTCTGGCGCGATATTGTGCGCATTGTGAAGGCGTGGTTTGGCGCTCTTACCGGTCGTGTACCGCGCAATGACCCGGATGCCCGCATGGGTTGGCTGATTATTATTGGCTCCCTGCCCATCGGCGTTCTGGGCCTGCTGCTGGAAGACTACATTGACACCCAGTTCCGTAGCCTGTGGATTGTGGCGACTATGCTGATTGTCTTCGCTGTGTTCCTGGGTCTTGCGGACCGTTTTGGCCGCGAGCAGCGTGAGCTGAAGGACCTGACGTTCCGTCACGGCCTGCTGTACGGTTGCGCACAGGCGCTGGCACTGATCCCGGGTGTTTCCCGTTCGGGCGGTACGATTACTGCGGGTCTGTTCATGGGGTACACCCGTGAGGCTGCGGCACGTTACTCGTTCCTGCTGGCCATGCCTGCCGTGTTCATGTCTGGCCTGTACAAGACCTTCAAGGTGGTCACCGGCGAGGAAGCTACCGGCTACTACGGTATCCCCTCGACTATCGTGGCTACTCTGGTTGCGTTTGTGGTGGGTTACCTGATGATTGGCTGGTTCCTGAAGTACGTGTCGTCGAAGTCCTACGGCATTTTCATCTGGTACCGTATTGCGCTCGGTATCCTGATTTTCGTTGGTCTGGGCACTGGCGTTCTGAACGCTACTTCTTCGGCGTTCTAAGGCTTTAGCCCTCAGCGTGATATGACATACCCGTCCGTGAGTTTCTCACGGGCGGGTATTCTTATTGGAGTAGATTTTTTGGCACCCGCATGCCTTGAGGTTGGGCGGCGGGTGTGGCGCGTCCACCGGTTGTGGGCGTTTTTACGGAAAGGAAACCCATGCGAGCTTGGGATGCCCCCGCCTCTGTGACTCTGCCCGGTCAGGCTGCGTTGCCGCGTATTTTTGATACCGCGGCTGGTGAGATTGTTCAGGTTCAGGAGGATAAGGCGGCGAGCCTGTACGTTTGCGGTATCACCCCGTACGACGCGACGCATATGGGTCACGCCTCCACCTATGTTGCTTTTGACTTGCTGCACCGCGCCTGGCTGGATGCGGGCGTGCCGGTCACCTACGTGCAGAACGTGACCGATGTGGACGACCCGCTGCTGGAGCGTGCGACCGCCACGAACGTGGATTGGCGTGAGCTGGCTGAGGATCAGACGGAGCTGTTCCGCACCGATATGAAGGCGCTGAACGTGATTCCGCCTGCGCACTATGTGGGTGTGGTGGAGTCCATTGAGTGGATGTTCCCGCTGATTGAGGATTTGCTGCGCCGCGGCCTGGCGTACCGCGTGCCCGGTTTCACGGATGAGCAGGGTGTGGTGCATCCTGACGGTGACGTGTACCTGGACTTGAAGGCTGTGCATGAGCTGCCTGCGAACGCTGAGGGCTACTCGTGGGAGCCGGGCGAGGTCTGCCACCTGAGCCGTGATGAGATGCTGGAGATTTTC contains:
- a CDS encoding LCP family protein yields the protein MPQAPRLRSTGRHMRTTVMTSNRNKWIALLIACMLVIVVGFGGVVALRMRNNLHTQELNISNYKDGLENGALDILVIGSDTRKGNNGAYGDEDDRNSEARADVMMLLQISKDRKNVSVLSFPRDLMVDVPQCTDPETGTVYPAEENVQINESLSRGGAGCTVATISKLTGVNIDHFMLVDFNAVKELSKVVGGVQVCVDAPIDDEYSGLKLPAGTSTVEGEQALAFLRSRHGFSDGSDIGRIQAQQGFLSSLLRKVKSEGTLSNPGRLINIAEAITQNVTVDKNLGNISTLAGVGATLGGVDLSNVVFATVPTEPWSQDENRLQVSADAANVFQRLRDDKSLKEEKAPEAPATAAAPVQLDRTVPVNVYNATGLDGRSATIASVIEGLGYTNVTPGTSASPTNFTTVFYSTGYEAEAKEIAAKLNVTRVVATEEVLGVSVTIGTDFPSGEAMEKQEAAIAGNATGQTADQHKCQTAFAY
- the leuA gene encoding 2-isopropylmalate synthase codes for the protein MKNHQKPSPMPVHKYRPFHEQIVVDLPDRTWPDKVIEKAPRWCAVDLRDGNQALIDPMDTDRKLAMFKLLVKMGYKEIEVGFPSASQTDFDFVRTLVEDGHIPSDVTIQVLVQAREHLIARTFEAIEGAPQAIVHFYNSTSVLQRRVVFNQDQEGVLDIALQGARLCRKYEEQMISDTKVIYEYSPESFTGTELEYAARVVNAVAEELEIGQNGRELIVNLPATVEMATPNVYADSVEWMHRNLNHREHIVLSLHPHNDRGTGVAAAELGYLAGADRIEGCLFGNGERTGNVDLVTLGLNMYTQGIDPQIDFSDIDGIRKTVEYCNQLKVHERSPYGGDLVFTAFSGSHQDAIKKGFEALERTAAEAGKTVDEVYWEVPYLPIDPRDLGRTYEAIIRVNSQSGKGGMAYLLKQDHGLDLPRRAQVEFSKIVQARTDAEGGEMTSQKLWNIFADEYLPAPDPQNRWGKYRIESINIDSADTGATTLRVGLNIDGHTYTRSASGTGPVDALQNILSGEGVDIRVMDYSEHTMSSSSTANAACYVEAAVGSRVLWGIGVDNSTTRAALKAMISAVNRALRDERQA
- a CDS encoding undecaprenyl-diphosphate phosphatase, coding for MEWIQAIILGFVQGLTEFLPISSSAHLNIVGQILPEKADPGAAFTAITQLGTETAVLIFFWRDIVRIVKAWFGALTGRVPRNDPDARMGWLIIIGSLPIGVLGLLLEDYIDTQFRSLWIVATMLIVFAVFLGLADRFGREQRELKDLTFRHGLLYGCAQALALIPGVSRSGGTITAGLFMGYTREAAARYSFLLAMPAVFMSGLYKTFKVVTGEEATGYYGIPSTIVATLVAFVVGYLMIGWFLKYVSSKSYGIFIWYRIALGILIFVGLGTGVLNATSSAF